The following are encoded together in the Malaya genurostris strain Urasoe2022 chromosome 3, Malgen_1.1, whole genome shotgun sequence genome:
- the LOC131434118 gene encoding gustatory receptor for sugar taste 64a-like — protein MINQFPVSTKKIEFFTHNGFRKILPNGCTAHQALAPVILLGQIFSIMPITGYFHSHGPLGLKFKMKSIQLIYSSLTMTSVLSIVIMFLIHSIQREKIGLNSAGTLIYYIVILTTMIEFVLLAYNWRSIMIQWTEAEAPFLYGPYATGKGVPLESLVRRVAFTVTLFAFLEDTMNFLSAYKLNKLHIKQCPHASDFWYSFYHREHPHIVRLIPYHPAVGVVIEATMRVAKFTWNYGDMFIMSVCLTLQRRLQQFNDGLERLAGTEQSQVRWRQVRLDFLRLNELIRMLDEKLSRIILMSCANDMFFISVQLYNIFDVKPTLFTTFYYWYSLLFLMGRCVLMLYITSSIYEESLKPLRLLRAIPTQNWNLDLQRLVNHVSLKNSAFSGKRFFYITRSLILAMAGTIITYELVLLDQVAKDKDNTLDCNY, from the exons ATGATAAACCAGTTCCCAgtatcaactaaaaaaattgaattctttaCTCATAATGGTTTCCGGAAAATCTTGCCCAACGGATGTACTGCACACCAAGCCTTAGCACCCGTTATCCTTTTGGGTCAGATATTTTCTATAATGCCCATAACAGGGTATTTCCATAGTCACGGTCCATTGGggttaaaatttaaaatgaaaagtattcAACTGATATATTCGAGTTTGACTATGACCTCCGTTTTATCGATTGTAATCATGTTCCTGATACATTCCATTCAACGAGAAAAAATTGGTCTGAACAGTGCAG GAACTCTTATTTACTACATTGTAATCCTTACCACAATGATAGAGTTTGTGTTACTCGCCTACAACTGGCGCTCGATTATGATACAATGGACAGAGGCAGAAGCGCCGTTCCTTTATGGTCCTTATGCAACGGGAAAGGGTGTACCGCTAGAATCGTTGGTCAGACGCGTGGCATTTACCGTGACGTTGTTTGCATTCCTCGAAGACACAATGAACTTCCTATCGGCCTACAAGTTGAATAAACTGCACATCAAACAGTGTCCGCACGCGAGCGATTTTTGGTACAGCTTTTACCACCGCGAACACCCACACATCGTGCGGCTTATTCCTTACCATCCGGCCGTAGGGGTGGTAATCGAAGCTACGATGAGGGTCGCAAAGTTCACTTGGAATTACGGGGACATGTTTATTATGAGCGTGTGTTTGACACTGCAGCGGCGGTTACAGCAGTTTAATGACGGATTGGAACGTTTGGCAGGAACCGAACAATCGCAGGTGCGTTGGCGGCAGGTTCGACTGGACTTCCTGCGGTTGAACGAATTGATACGAATGCTAGATGAGAAACTGTCGCGAATCATTCTGATGTCGTGTGCTAATGACATGTTCTTCATTTCGGTACAGCTGTACAATATTTTCGA TGTTAAACCAACTCTATTCACCACATTTTACTACTGGTATTCATTACTCTTTCTCATGGGCCGATGTGTCCTCATGTTGTACATTACTTCTTCAATCTACGAGGAATCACTCAAACCACTGCGACTGCTGAGAGCTATTCCCACGCAAAACTGGAACTTAGATTTGCAACGCTTAGTTAACCATGTTTCGTTGAAAAATAGTGCTTTCTCCGGCAAACGATTCTTCTACATTACACGGTCACTAATACTAGCA atggcAGGAACAATAATCACCTACGAACTAGTTCTGTTGGACCAAGTGGCAAAAGATAAAGACAACACATTAGATTGTAACTATTAA
- the LOC131438066 gene encoding uncharacterized protein LOC131438066 — translation MIRPGHRHEPWNAFRDHELSDSPVYSWVQWSVTSGVPPATAVQAGTDTDGSPIFVGRATHYGTTLPAKVIPIRRVAYVSYDGIEIFKPNVEVLCGLGFTWVPSGRGHIPKGAVLCGSMASGEPIYIGRAHHDGSVTPGKIIPKHGSVYIPYGGYEHAHPEYDVLVDARKSQKQSVGGKWVSAESKGPVPIGALVAGNDSDGTQIYLGRVYRHGLVLPAKVIPRKQMCHVGDEGLEFEMTEYEALCHANVAWVPFRGVYPINAIECGLDRNGEKLYFGRGHYNGSLTPGKILECSKILKIPFNFKEIPLREFDILVDNSDPKNQCSQTLNWQPCTNKSPIAGKALLVGYDSDQSPIYLGRVKFEGNQLPAKVIPRKGLCRTGYRGKEYDMTSYEALCNARVTWVPFRGVIPSRAIVCGRTQWGETVYVGRGSYKGSLTPGRILENEKVLKIPYEWNEIAIRDAEILVEI, via the exons ATGATTCGTCCAGGACATCGGCACGAACCGTGGAATGCATTCCGCGATCACGAGCTGTCAGATTCACCAG TATACAGTTGGGTTCAATGGTCGGTAACAAGTGGTGTTCCTCCTGCGACGGCAGTTCAAGCTGGTACCGATACGGACGGATCTCCGATATTTGTTGGACGAGCCACTCACTATGGAACTACGCTTCCcgccaaagtaattcctataCGTAGAGTTGCGTACGTGTCCTATGatggaattgaaattttcaaaccaaATGTCGAG GTATTGTGTGGACTTGGATTTACATGGGTGCCTAGTGGAAGAGGTCATATTCCGAAGGGAGCAGTTCTGTGTGGAAGCATGGCCTCTGGTGAGCCTATTTACATCGGCCGCGCACATCACGATGGCAGTGTAACACCAGGAAAAATTATACCGAAACATGGTTCCGTGTATATTCCATACGGTGGCTACGAGCATGCCCACCCAGAGTACGATGTGCTAGTTGATGCTAGGAAAT ctCAGAAACAAAGCGTTGGAGGTAAATGGGTTTCCGCTGAAAGCAAAGGTCCCGTTCCGATAGGAGCGCTCGTGGCAGGAAACGACAGTGACGGTACCCAAATCTATCTAGGACGAGTCTATCGTCATGGTTTGGTACTGCCGGCTAAGGTGATTCCACGCAAACAAATGTGTCACGTCGGTGACGAAGGACTGGAGTTCGAAATGACCGAATACGAAGCCCTCTGTCATGCCAATGTTGCCTGGGTACCGTTCCGGGGTGTATACCCGATAAACGCCATCGAGTGCGGTCTGGATCGAAACGGAGAAAAGTTATACTTCGGTCGTGGTCACTACAATGGAAGTTTAACACCGGGAAAGATTCTAGAATGCAGTAAAATCTTGAAAATTCCGTTCAATTTTAAGGAAATTCCACTTCGGGAATTCGACATCCTAGTAGACAACAGTGATCCGAAGAATCAATGCAGTCAAACAC TGAATTGGCAGCCCTGTACTAACAAATCACCGATTGCGGGAAAAGCTTTGCTCGTTGGCTATGACAGCGATCAGTCTCCGATTTACTTGGGACGAGTGAAGTTCGAAGGAAACCAGCTACCGGCGAAAGTGATTCCTCGCAAAGGTCTATGCCGTACCGGTTACCGGGGCAAAGAATATGACATGACATCTTACGAAGCTTTATGCAACGCCAGAGTCACCTGGGTACCCTTCCGAGGCGTCATACCGTCCAGGGCAATCGTTTGCGGTCGTACCCAGTGGGGCGAAACGGTCTACGTAGGACGAGGATCATACAAAGGCAGCTTGACTCCCGGTAGGATATTGGAAAACGAAAAGGTACTGAAGATCCCATACGAGTGGAACGAGATTGCCATCAGAGATGCGGAGATCTTGGTGGAAATTTGA
- the LOC131437786 gene encoding uncharacterized protein LOC131437786, translated as MNAGYNWMPWSTHQGIPPAAVYAGNDQDGSPIYIGRAFHDGDQLPAKVIPSKQAAYVSHNGLEIFKSHFEVLSGQGFTWVQSSNGHVPSGAVLCGNTISGEPLYIGRSHHEGSLTPGKIHRTHGCLYIPFGGAEQSFLHYEVLVGQQRANWSHCSAGAPLPPGAILAGHDSDGAPIYVGRAYHEGDQLPAKVLPSKQISYVCHNGQEIPKHSFEVLCNGNVTWVPSGFGSVPPNAVLGGRTSTGETLYVGRAHHMGSLTPGKVHPSHQTLYIPYGGSEVPIKSYEVLIEN; from the exons ATGAACGCAG GATACAATTGGATGCCATGGTCCACTCATCAGGGAATTCCACCGGCCGCTGTTTATGCCGGAAATGATCAGGATGGATCACCGATTTATATCGGTCGAGCGTTTCACGACGGAGATCAGCTACCGGCGAAAGTAATACCCAGTAAGCAGGCAGCTTATGTGTCACACAATGGactagaaattttcaaatcacatttCGAG GTACTAAGCGGCCAGGGATTTACTTGGGTGCAGAGCAGTAATGGACACGTACCCAGCGGAGCTGTACTTTGTGGAAATACGATCTCCGGGGAGCCTCTCTACATCGGCCGATCCCATCATGAAGGAAGTTTGACTCCGGGTAAGATCCATCGTACCCATGGTTGTCTGTACATTCCATTCGGTGGGGCTGAGCAGAGTTTTTTGCATTACGAAGTACTAGTCGGCCAACAGCGAG CTAATTGGTCACACTGCTCTGCAGGTGCACCGCTACCACCGGGTGCCATCTTGGCAGGCCATGACAGTGACGGTGCTCCGATCTACGTAGGCCGAGCATACCACGAAGGGGATCAGCTTCCGGCCAAGGTGCTCCCCAGCAAACAGATATCCTATGTTTGCCACAACGGCCAGGAAATTCCGAAACATTCATTTGAGGTACTTTGCAACGGTAACGTAACTTGGGTCCCATCCGGATTCGGTAGCGTCCCACCGAATGCTGTATTGGGAGGACGTACTTCGACTGGAGAAACTCTGTACGTTGGTCGGGCGCATCACATGGGAAGTTTGACTCCGGGCAAGGTGCATCCCAGTCACCAGACATTGTACATTCCTTACGGTGGAAGCGAGGTGCCGATTAAAAGCTACGAAGTGCTGATTGAGAATTAg